The sequence below is a genomic window from Cucumis melo cultivar AY chromosome 5, USDA_Cmelo_AY_1.0, whole genome shotgun sequence.
GGCTAATCCCAAGAACCTTAAAGTTGCAATTGAAGTCACAGTCCAAAGAATCCTCTTCTCTGGTTAgtcctaattaaatatttggtTCTCTCCATTACGATGTCTATCTTGTTTAAAAGCAGCTAGGATGGTTAGAAACTATTTCAATTATTCTaagattttaaaacattgaaatgatttcttaaatttaaaagaaattgatTTTGGCCAGGTTTTACTTCTGGTGGGAAGGTCATCAATCAGTAATAATATGATGAAAAGTGGGTCACATTTGTTTACATTTGTTATTGTTTACGTACATTCAATAATGAGTTGTGGAGCCCACTTTAAAATCTACCGTTAAACCATGCAATTTAAATAAGAAATGAAAGGGGTGTTGTCAATTTACTATATTAATTGTGAATCTGTCACATCTATTTTTACTATTACCTTTATCAATATCGTAAGAATTAAGCAGTAATggtaatgataataataaaactaaagtGTGTTAGATTAGTAAATATAATTAGAAACAAAACTAATTATGTTTGTGATTTAAACTATTCTTTTATTGACgaaattttatttcaattacACCATATTTTCGATGTGTATTCATATTTCTCTTTCCACTCCCCTTTCGCAGTGATATCCATTCTCTGCCCCATCTTTGCTCTTTCTGATCTACTTCCTAagtactttttcttcttttctttaattatctttttcttttaataatctATGTATTATCCTTCTTTTTTtcatatgtttttatttttttttgtctccTTTTAGAACATTGTAATCGTATCATATATTTCTATTTCATAAAAGACTTATCAATCTTAATTATTTCTTTGATTTTCCTTGCAAAACACCATATTAGAATTATTAGTAATCATAATTGTCATTAGTGATCAGTATCGATGTTTAGTATTAATATCAATAATATGTATTCATATTGATATctataataacaaaattaatttgttattatttttttcccttttatcCCCATTTGTGTATAGAATATTCATACTTATAATCGATACTCATGTCTATTTCCATATCTCAGTCATAATTAAAAAAggtttggattttttttcttttctccattataaaaagaaaaaaaattatacaacCAAGTGAAACAATTTTAAATCAGTTTCAAATGAAAGGGTGCCTAAATCGTTTATCAATTCCACATTTTTTCACATgtattatattgttttttctgaAAAAAGATATATGATAAGTCGGATGCACCAAACATCTTTACTAAGTGGACATTTTATTAGCACCCTCATCACTCTCTCTTTATTAATAGAATAGTTCAGACTTATAATACGAACATGTATCATATTATGAACATGCAGACTTATCAGCAAAGGGAGTTTCATATTTAGATTCAACAGGAAAGTTACACACAGCATTCATTCATAAAAAAGGAGAAATCGTTTTAAGTGCAGGAGCCATTGGAAGTCCTCAACTTCTCCTTCTAAGTGGGATTGGTCCAAAATCTCATCTTTCATCCTTAAAACTACCTGTCGTTCTTCACCAACCATATGTCGGAAAATCCATGTCGGACAATCCCCGTTTTGGGGCATCCATGGTCGTTCAATTCCAAGTGGTTCCTACAGCCGCAAAAGTTGTTGGAATTTTACAAGACAATATCTATTTCCAATCTCTTGCTGGCCCTTCACCATTTTTAGTTCCACCAACTTTCAGTCTTCTTCCTTCTCAGCCCACTTCAATTAATCTAACCTTAGCCAATTTTGTGGGGAAATTCTCTGAAGTTAATTCTAAAGGCTCACTTAAACTAAATTCCTCTATTGATGTGAAGAAGAGTCCCATTGTTCAGTTCAATTATTATTCCCATCCTGGTGATCTTGCTCGATGTGTTAAAAGTGTAAGAAAATTAGGAGATGTGTTTAAAACTCCAACAATGGAAAAGATTAAGACACAAGATTTGGAAGGTAATAAACGATTTATGTTTTTGGGGCTTCCATTGCCGGAAAATTTGTGGAATGATAGCGCTGTTGAAGAATATTGTAAAAAGACGGTGGCTACTTATTGGCATTATCATGGAGGATGTTTGGTCGGAAAAGTTGTTGACGGTAATTATAAAGTgatcggaattgaaaatttaCGTGTAGTTGATGGCTCCACTTTCTCTGTCTCGCCAGGAACTAATCCTATGGCAACCCTCATGATGCTCGGCCGGTGAGTACTACTTTATATTTATTCAcacataatttttttattttatttttcttttgaaaaaaattggtGACTTTTATATTTTggacaaaattaaaatttattactTATAACTATTAATTAGAATTTAGACCTAACTTGAAGATATGAATAGAGCATTAAATCATCTAGAATTATTTATAAGATTTTATTAACGATAAGGCTTAGTTTACCTCAACCTTAGAGACAAAATTTGTAATTAAAGTTTTTTtaatcattcttttttatggaTAAGGGGTCTCTTGAGCTTCGTTCATTCAACTATTTAAATTTAAGaagttaataaaatataaaattttaaaattaatatctatgaaaaaaattaaaataatcgaAACGGTAATTTTAAAGACACAGCTTAagaatttaaatataatatcaaATCAAGTAAAAAAAGTTAACTTTTGTTTTAAGAattcttaaaatatataaaaattaaaattaaaaaatagaaaaaaaaaaaacttaaaatacgAAAAACTACATAAGTTATCTTGTAGTCAACAAAAGCTTAGAGtctaaatttgaaattattttttttcctctaaatttcttaatttaaaaaagttCGAAGTATTTTTAtctagaaggaaaaaaaaaaaacctttaaaatttttctatgttttatgtttttatttttgttaattttgttcCTTTTAATCTTTGTATATATTTGTCGACCCTTTAATTACCATCAAAGTATTACCACTGTGACCATTACCATATGAAAATCATTAACTCATATTTCATACCTAAATGGGAACTTTTTGAAACAAATCTACCATTTTAAATTGTTATAACTTCAACCAAGTTCTGACCAGTTGTTAGAAATTCTATCTAAACTCTATTATATATCACTTGTTAGAATTTACTTCAAGTTCTAAAACCACTTGGTATAATTTCCTGCACTAGATCATAGAACACATGCATAACCAAGCAAAACACAATAGTCAGATAATCACAAACttataaaagaataaacaacACAAAGATATATAGTGATTCGTTCAATTTGGTTCTACATCCACTTTGAGAACCAGCTTGGAGAGATTTTATCAAAAGCAATCAAGATACAATTatagaaataaaaaagtaaTATGCAATCTGTAATTTAACCATGTCGAACCCGGCTATACCGTCGACCAAACACCAAGAAACTTCGAGACCCACATGCTGACTGTTGCCTCTGATACTGGGATTCAAAACTCATCGAAAACCACCTCCTTGATCAAAGGCCCACATGTCAAACAACCTACTGCAAACTTGTGAAGAAGCCACAACCGACAGTCTAAGGGGACTGATGAACTGTCGGAAGCCAGTATCAAACACACCGGAAAAGCTTGCTCGATCCTGCTGCCTCCCTCTCTTCctctcattttctctttcctAATTAAAAGACATAAGGAAGAAGATGCACttatttgcaaaaaaaaaaaaaaaaaaagtcattggAACTAATTTACAATTCTACCGCAATAATAAATCTATTTTAAAACCTCTTAAATAATTGtcctttttctacgtaaataattaaattaattaagtgtTGTACTAAATTATTGATAGAAAGAAACTAGATAAAATTGAAATGGAAGGAACTAAgatagtctttttttttttttttttttttttttttaatacaaacgTTTTAAGATACTTTTTCGGATAATagtagatatttttaaaataggGAGAACAAAGTAGATCAAAGTGGGTTAATCTTTAAATTACATCCTAATAATTAACTATAGCttaatgatttttaaaaaataaaatataaggaCATTCTCAAGTATAGTAAAATGAGTCAAAATAGTTAGAAAACATATAGCAATTTTAGACACCAGTCATTGATTgtttgaaattttactatattttgtaaatatttttagaagttttgttatttaataattttattaaaatatagtatCTTCTTATGTATTATATGGAAAcataaaatttttttttgatgTTTTATTTCCATGAAATAACAAGTTCAAAATGGTTGTGCAGATATGTTGGCCTTAAGATTGTGCAACAAAGATCAAGTTAAGAGTGGAATTAAACTTGGAAAACCATGGTTGAAATTAAAGTTAGTGCAAACTAATTGGATTCGTCTTCTTTGTGGTAGTGCTTCCTAATTAATTAGGAGGGAGGTAACCTAAAGTTTTAGCGGAAATGATCATTAAGGAGAATTTTAAAGCTACCCAAGTATAAGTTAATGTGTTATTAGTTATTTAGAAGTGTATTAAAATGGCTAAGCCTAGCTTTTATTATCTTAATACACTCGTAGTGTTTCTACGTCATGAATATGTAAGTGATAATTGTTGTAAAATATGATGAACCAGATGCGTGAATTAAAGTAATGAGATTCTATGTTAAGAGAATCTAAGTAATGAGGTTATGTGTTAAGAGAATGCAAATATGTGTCAATGGTAACAACGGTTCTATGGTGATAAGCACCCCCTATGTTTGTTAGATTCAGAGCTAGAGATCCTTCTAAGATATTTGCAAATACTCACAAAGAAAAGCTACTTAGATCAAACCTAAAATCTATGGTGGTCACTCTTAGAACCAAAGACAACTCATCCTTGAAATAGTATGATCAAGACTAAATCACATCAAATGTAAAGCTTGTGCTTATGAATTGATTTTTGCATAAGCACAAGctttttaatattgatataattctattttttcaaGAGTATTACGAGCCATTTTATAGCCTAAATGGTCATGCATGCATTGGGTGGAAGTCCAATCACTACTACAAACATAAGTAAGAGAGTACACAAATGTGCTACACATTAATTGAACAATTTAATCAACCCAAACTTTCAATCAACGAACtaaatatattttaacaaattgcATATAACACAAAGTATATATAACAAGAAGAAACATTATTCATATTACAAAACGAGCTATGATCATCGTTTTTAATCATAAAACACAAAGTATATGTAATAATAAGAAACAGAGACACCACCTTCCTCCAAGCACCACAACACTCTTAGATAACTCCAAGCTTAAAGTCTCACCGATCGTTATTCTTAACTCCTTGAAATCTACAAACAAAATGAGAATAGCATTAAAACTAAGAACTTTATGTCTAAATCAAATAATGCCTCCAACAAGCTAAAACTAATTCATAGTCTAAACttgcaagaaaagaagaataacGCAACATCATGCTTTTTTTAGCTTAAGTTAGTGTTCAAGATAGATTAAACCAACAAGCAAAAACACTTGGGACTTTCTAAAGataaacaagaacaacaaaaagaaaaggcacAAACGTACGAAAAATACCACATTAAAGTGCATTTGTTAACATACAATGAAATTCAAAGTCGAAATCACATTCTCAACCTTTCTCAATCTCAACTTACATTTTGGATAGTGAACATATGAAGAAcatattaaaaggaaaaaaaaaacaataaagacaATTTATCTCAATTATTTTGTAATATGGACGAATGAAAATCATAATTAGAAATATGCAGAATCAAAATGATACCCTTAATCTTGTAACTTCTGAATGAAGTGGTCAAGCTTGACGTCATGACAATAGAGTGAAAAAACAAACCTCCTCGagtgaaaaaaataaacaaacccCCTAAGCGAAAGAGCCACTTTCGTAACAATA
It includes:
- the LOC103493130 gene encoding (R)-mandelonitrile lyase 1-like isoform X2; this translates as MKFVHNGIDLPAKEKYDYIIIGGGTAGCPLATTLSSKFSVLLLERGSDPNKYPYVLNEQGLSKAFGTEDDGKTPFQRFVSEDGVENIRGRVLGGGSMVNIGFYSRGHKEFFESAGVDWDMELVEKAYEWVEETVVSQPILKDWQAAFRSALLEGGIVPDNGFDLRHLVGTKTGGSIFDNKGNRHGAVELLNKANPKNLKVAIEVTVQRILFSDLSAKGVSYLDSTGKLHTAFIHKKGEIVLSAGAIGSPQLLLLSGIGPKSHLSSLKLPVVLHQPYVGKSMSDNPRFGASMVVQFQVVPTAAKVVGILQDNIYFQSLAGPSPFLVPPTFSLLPSQPTSINLTLANFVGKFSEVNSKGSLKLNSSIDVKKSPIVQFNYYSHPGDLARCVKSVRKLGDVFKTPTMEKIKTQDLEGNKRFMFLGLPLPENLWNDSAVEEYCKKTVATYWHYHGGCLVGKVVDGNYKVIGIENLRVVDGSTFSVSPGTNPMATLMMLGRYVGLKIVQQRSS
- the LOC103493130 gene encoding (R)-mandelonitrile lyase 1-like isoform X1: MENYSKSTILILSLIISIFQLQVHSSHAIPNQNVSYMKFVHNGIDLPAKEKYDYIIIGGGTAGCPLATTLSSKFSVLLLERGSDPNKYPYVLNEQGLSKAFGTEDDGKTPFQRFVSEDGVENIRGRVLGGGSMVNIGFYSRGHKEFFESAGVDWDMELVEKAYEWVEETVVSQPILKDWQAAFRSALLEGGIVPDNGFDLRHLVGTKTGGSIFDNKGNRHGAVELLNKANPKNLKVAIEVTVQRILFSDLSAKGVSYLDSTGKLHTAFIHKKGEIVLSAGAIGSPQLLLLSGIGPKSHLSSLKLPVVLHQPYVGKSMSDNPRFGASMVVQFQVVPTAAKVVGILQDNIYFQSLAGPSPFLVPPTFSLLPSQPTSINLTLANFVGKFSEVNSKGSLKLNSSIDVKKSPIVQFNYYSHPGDLARCVKSVRKLGDVFKTPTMEKIKTQDLEGNKRFMFLGLPLPENLWNDSAVEEYCKKTVATYWHYHGGCLVGKVVDGNYKVIGIENLRVVDGSTFSVSPGTNPMATLMMLGRYVGLKIVQQRSS